Proteins found in one Bremerella volcania genomic segment:
- a CDS encoding LuxR C-terminal-related transcriptional regulator, giving the protein MVFDDSEKIYSAICAGANGYLLKGEDIDEIVKSIRCTLIGEASISPSVASKILQSFHQRKTSSDDLDLTPRERDCLHGLVKGKIKREIAEELEVSFSTIDYHVRNIYDKLHVNNRVSLINKVNRRRMFTFTGCRSIKKFGFATKKGHPGMDALLALAPCAMIRKGGQAVRPFTSIQLRGETRSLLR; this is encoded by the coding sequence ATGGTGTTTGACGACTCGGAAAAGATTTACAGTGCGATATGTGCAGGGGCCAATGGATACCTGCTCAAGGGAGAAGACATTGATGAAATTGTCAAGTCAATTCGTTGTACGCTGATTGGAGAGGCCTCTATCTCTCCGTCAGTTGCAAGTAAGATCCTCCAATCTTTCCATCAACGGAAGACGTCTTCGGACGATCTTGACCTGACTCCGCGCGAACGAGACTGCCTACACGGGCTAGTGAAAGGCAAGATAAAACGAGAAATCGCCGAGGAGTTGGAAGTCAGCTTTAGTACGATCGACTACCATGTTCGCAACATCTATGACAAGCTACACGTCAACAACCGCGTTTCACTGATAAACAAGGTTAATCGCAGACGGATGTTCACTTTTACGGGATGCCGCTCGATCAAAAAATTTGGATTCGCGACAAAAAAGGGACACCCTGGAATGGATGCCCTTTTAGCACTTGCACCGTGCGCAATGATCCGCAAAGGCGGACAAGCAGTACGTCCTTTTACTTCGATTCAACTTCGAGGTGAAACTCGTTCTCTTCTCCGTTAG